A genomic stretch from Antarcticibacterium flavum includes:
- a CDS encoding DUF5916 domain-containing protein yields MIYYISFQNLFSQQKEFVVKFISEPIQADAILDEPAWSRADSATDFWQYFPEDTVQSSNQSTIKMLYDKQNLYIGIKVNSIGDKYVIPSLRRDFRAGGSDNITLMFDTFNDGNNAFLFGVNPWGVRREALVSGGGTDLSGFTTSWDTKWYAETKIYDGYYISEWVIPLSAFKFRPGATKWRFNSYHFDTQGNEQNTWMRIPRSQFIFNLAFMGDMIFERPLERSRTPVSIIPYVNGTLERDYEFHSEINEFKMGGDAKFAIGNSLNLDLTFNPDFSQVEVDNLVTNLTRFEINLPERRQFFIENSDLFSDFGHLSDANPFFSRRIGIAKDRDGINRPNQIIAGARLSGKVNNNFRIGVLNVQTGNDEEYDIEATNNMVIALQYRIFSRSSISAVLVNRQHTSNTFNRVVGLDYNLANLDNSWNGKFYLHKSFSPGVLEDDLSTGVNLTYNGEHWRFRGSGLLLQDNFTSDLGFIPRKGVLKVDPQMEYLLFPSKGSVNAHIFSIVPEFFWKPKSNFQLADYNIISTWKIGFKNTSEVTASLFNRYTFLFEDFEPTRSKGTPLPANTDYYYTSGQLRYSSDNRHFFSYNLGVNYGQFFNGTVLTPNLDFNIRLQPKYLFSVQARYDKVELPKPYATNDIWLLGSKVDITFTRSLFWATIVQYSNQEQNFGINSRLQWRFAPLSDMFLIYNDNYFTNDVLIPRYRSITLKVTYWLYL; encoded by the coding sequence ACAGATTTTTGGCAATATTTTCCTGAAGATACTGTCCAGTCCAGCAATCAAAGCACTATTAAAATGCTGTACGATAAGCAAAATCTTTATATTGGAATCAAAGTGAATTCCATAGGAGATAAGTATGTAATCCCATCCCTAAGGAGAGATTTTAGAGCAGGGGGAAGCGATAACATTACGCTTATGTTTGATACTTTTAACGATGGGAATAATGCTTTTCTTTTCGGAGTGAATCCTTGGGGGGTGCGTCGGGAAGCACTTGTTTCTGGAGGCGGAACAGATCTTAGCGGCTTTACTACCAGCTGGGATACTAAATGGTATGCCGAGACAAAAATCTATGATGGTTATTATATAAGTGAATGGGTAATTCCTCTTTCAGCTTTTAAATTTAGGCCTGGAGCAACTAAATGGAGATTTAATTCTTACCACTTCGATACTCAGGGTAATGAACAGAATACTTGGATGAGGATCCCACGCAGTCAATTTATATTTAATCTAGCTTTCATGGGTGATATGATTTTTGAAAGACCTCTTGAAAGAAGCAGGACGCCTGTTTCGATAATACCTTACGTTAATGGCACTTTAGAGAGGGATTATGAATTCCATAGTGAAATAAATGAGTTTAAAATGGGTGGCGATGCCAAATTTGCAATAGGGAACAGCCTAAATCTGGATCTCACATTTAATCCTGATTTTTCTCAGGTAGAAGTTGACAACTTGGTTACAAACCTTACCCGGTTCGAAATAAATCTACCGGAAAGGCGGCAGTTTTTTATTGAAAATAGTGATCTTTTTTCAGATTTCGGCCATCTTAGTGATGCCAATCCATTTTTCTCCCGCCGCATAGGAATAGCAAAGGATAGAGATGGAATCAATCGTCCCAACCAGATCATTGCAGGAGCAAGATTAAGCGGAAAAGTTAATAATAACTTTAGAATTGGAGTGCTGAACGTGCAAACGGGAAATGATGAGGAATACGATATTGAAGCTACCAATAATATGGTAATTGCTTTACAGTACAGAATTTTTAGCAGGTCCTCTATAAGTGCAGTCTTAGTAAACCGCCAGCATACCTCAAATACATTTAATCGGGTGGTAGGCCTGGATTATAACCTTGCCAATCTGGATAACAGCTGGAATGGAAAATTTTACCTTCACAAATCCTTCAGCCCAGGTGTGTTGGAAGATGATCTCTCCACAGGAGTCAACCTTACTTATAACGGTGAGCACTGGAGATTTCGGGGGAGCGGACTTCTGCTTCAAGATAATTTTACAAGCGACCTGGGATTTATCCCGAGGAAAGGAGTTTTAAAAGTTGACCCCCAAATGGAATATTTGCTTTTCCCGTCTAAAGGCTCCGTAAATGCACATATTTTCAGCATTGTTCCGGAGTTTTTTTGGAAACCGAAGTCGAATTTTCAGTTGGCAGATTATAATATTATTTCCACCTGGAAAATCGGATTTAAAAACACTTCAGAAGTTACGGCAAGCCTTTTTAACCGCTACACCTTTCTCTTCGAAGATTTTGAACCTACACGCTCCAAAGGAACTCCTCTCCCTGCAAATACAGATTATTATTATACAAGTGGTCAGTTGAGGTACAGTAGTGATAATCGACATTTTTTTTCATATAATTTAGGAGTCAACTATGGACAATTCTTTAATGGAACGGTTTTAACACCCAACTTAGATTTTAACATACGTTTGCAGCCGAAGTATTTATTTTCGGTGCAGGCGCGATATGATAAAGTAGAGCTTCCTAAACCATATGCAACAAATGACATCTGGTTACTGGGAAGCAAGGTGGACATAACTTTCACCCGATCACTTTTTTGGGCGACTATCGTTCAGTACAGTAATCAGGAGCAAAACTTTGGGATCAATTCTAGGCTGCAGTGGCGTTTTGCACCCCTTTCAGATATGTTCCTTATCTATAATGACAATTACTTCACCAATGATGTTCTCATTCCAAGGTATAGAAGTATCACTCTTAAGGTAACCTATTGGCTTTATCTTTAA